From the Microtus ochrogaster isolate Prairie Vole_2 chromosome 8, MicOch1.0, whole genome shotgun sequence genome, the window aaaaaaaaaaaaaatttatcctTGGCATTGTTTAGGtctcaggtttttatttttatgcaggCTACTTATCAAAAGGTTGATCTTATTGTTGTTCCCTGGAGCTCAAACCCAGGACCTACTGCGTGTAAAGCAGACATGATAACTGCTACACCACAGAGCCCTCAagccttttttcccttttttaaacaGAACAGGGAAGGAGAAACCCAGCGAGAATACCAAGATACCCCAGTTTTTGATGCCTCTGATGTCCAGGAACAGGGTAGGTTTAGGTGGTTTAGGTGGGTTCTTGTTTGGTGGgtggttttgttctttgagactgGCTCTTGTggtagagcccaggctggcctctaactcttgAGCCTTCTGTTCGCTGAGATCATAGGCACGAGCTACCGTGCCCAGCTTCCCCTTACTTCTGACAGTGAACTCAGTAGTCCAGCAATTCCAAAACATTTCCTAACTAACTGAGAGGGCTCGAAGGGAAGTTGGAAGAGCTGTGGTTTGCTCTTCTGTGGGGTTGAAGAATTGTTTCTGGGAAgtactttctcctcttccctggggCATCTGCATTAAGACTGAAGGTGCAAAGCTCAGTTGGTGAAATTCTCGCCTCACTTGCACAGAACCCTGGAGACAATCCCCAGTGCCTTACAAAACCAGGCAAGGTGCACCCCTGCCATTCTAGAATCCAGTGCTTCGCTGCATAGCTGACCCGGGCTGCATAAAACAAGAAGAGTGAAGGTATAGACAGGTGCTCTGCCAGGCCTGTGAATGCCAATGAGGCATGCCAatccagctttctttttaaaaaaaattatttgtttgtttattatgtatacagtgttagtttccatgtctgcctacatgccagaagagggcatcagatctcattatagatggctgtgagccaccatgtggttgctgggaattgaactcaggagctctggaaaAACAATCAGCattcttaacctgtgagccatctctccagcccccttccagCTTTCTTATCTGTTACCCAGCACAAGGACTTGGAGTGGGGTGCATTTAGCCAGATGCAGGGGATAAGCATGTGAACAAGTTGTGGTTCCTTGTGGAAACATGTCAGCTCTGGCGGACAGCTGAGACTTGAGATGTGTAAATATCTCAAGGCTGACTGAAAATGCACAGGGACAGAACAGAATTTTACTGAGCTGATATGAAATTGGAAAAGTCAGAGCAAACATTTCACCTGGCTCTAAATAAATCTTGGTGTGTGAGGCTGCCCTGTGTTCTTTCAGTTCATGGAGCCTCTGGGCcagtctctcttctctgtctgcctgtttccCTTACAGATTCTAAGTTGGAGCATAGCCTGCTAGAGCTGGTTGTCCCTCCCCTGCAACATAGCAACCCACCACCACCCAAAGAACCAGGATCCAGTGGCTTCTTTGGGTTTCTAAGGTAAAacagggttgttgttgtttttatttttatttattttttactttttttattttttgcctttaaGCTAAAAAGGAGTCTCTAGGTCCAGTTGCTTCATTGAGTCTTGGGGAGGGAAAGACTAGAGAAGGAGTAGAGACTTTACTGAGATTTCTCAGTTGTACCAAAGATAGATGGtggaaatgaaatagaaaacaagggCCCTAATTCAAAAGAATGTGgtggctttttggttttttgggttttttggttggttggttggttgggtgggtgggttttttgatatttttttttgaggcaaggtctcactgtgtaaccctgactggcatgcaactcactatgtagaccatgctgtccttgaactaagagatcctcctgcctctgcctgcagagtgctgagattaaagatgtgcaccatcacaccaggtttcttcctgttgagacagggtgtcactttGAGCTTGGGCTGTGTGCTCTCTGTCCATGTGTAAAGCTCTTTCCGCCCTGAGGTGCCCTCACAAGCCTGTTTCACAAATGTTGCTTGAACAGAAACATCTGTCTGTCTTGGGTCATTCAGATGATTTGAGTTCAGAATGCTTCCAACTCTCCCCTCTGAATCTAGGTGTATGTTCAGAATCCTTTTTGGAAAGAACACTGAGCAATCTTTGTCTATCTAGAGTTCAACCATCCTATtgcaattcttttttctttatttccccctTCCGGGTATAATCTAATTTGGGTACCTTCTCAAATGCTGTTTTAGACTTGAATTTCCATTCTGTGGTTCCCCAGAGCAAAATGCCCCAGTTAATGAAGCACTAATGGGAACCAGGGAGAAGGGACGCAACCTCCTCGGTCTCAGACCCCTCTGTTCTCCTCCTTGCAGCACTCTCTTCCCCTTTCGGTGTttcttcaggaagagcagtcagtgagccTGCCAGGCTCTACAGCGGTGGCGGTGGTTGGTTGGAAAGAGGACTTTCTCTTGCAGTGACTCCACCTGAGCTGTACCAAACATcctttgcttccattttcttccttttttctcttgtttatttttgagacaagcatTATTGTTAAAtggcctaggctggcttcaagtGCTCCATCTGTGTCCTGGGCTCCCAGTTGCACCACCACACACCATCCTTTTCCTGTAATTCCTGGGTCATGTGGATGAGGGCACATGAATCCTCACAGGAGTTTATCCTgttgtttgcctttgttttttacaaatttaaaaccCTAAGGATGGGCCTGGAGAGACACTAGTTAAGAGGGCAGACTGCTATTGCAGAGAGCCTGAATTTGGCTCTCAGTACTCACATCAAGGGGTCCTCAGGAACCTCTAACCgtcaggatccaacaccctcttctggcctctgcaggcacttgcACTCCGCCCCTCCCGATTacaataacaacaacactaaGGTCCTGCGAGGTGGCTTGATAGGTAAAGCAACTGTACTCAAAGctaataacctgagttcaacctccatATGTGTACCATGACTTgcacattcacacaaaataaaatgtaattttaataaaaaataaaacactaagaatTCCACTGCCCCGAGGTTTAAGTCTTTTGTCTCTAATATGCAGGATTCTAATGACAATAATTGTTCATGATGGATTATTGATTGGACATGGTGAAGCAGAGCATGAGAAAGACCAGACAAGCCTTCACAGACCTTCTCCCCAGATCACGGGTTGTTGCTTAGTGAACCACATGGGATGCTCACCTGACCTCAGCTCTTATGGTTCTTCACCAGGGGTCAGGGAATAGGGTCACACAAGGTTTGCTAGCTTGAGTCCCATTGCCTCAAAAAGGAATTCTTCATTTGGTTGGACCTCAAAGGATAATGCCTTAAATGTAAAATGCTCCCCACCTGCTTATCCTTCTGGTGCCTTCACAAGAACACAAACTAGTTCATCAGTGTACCTGGAAGCCTGTACGAGTTAGGGCCCTGGAGAAGGCTAAGGTGCCCAAACCCTCTCTTCAACCAAAGGGCTATTTAGAGAAGCATcatggagccaggcggtggtggcNNNNNNNNNNNNNNNNNNNNNNNNNNNNNNNNNNNNNNNNNNNNNNNNNNNNNNNNNNNNNNNNNNNNNNNNNNNNNNNNNNNNNNNNNNNNNNNNNNNNNNNNNNNNNNNNNNNNNNNNNNNNNNNNNNNNNNNNNNNNNNNNNNNNNNNNNNNNNNNNNNNNNNNNNNNNNNNNNNNNNNNNNNNNNNNNNNNNNNNNNNNNNNNNNNNNNNNNNNNNNNNNNNNNNNNNNNNNNNNNNNNNNNNNNNNNNNNNNNNNNNNNNNNNNNNNNNNNNNNNNNNNNNNNNNNNNNNNNNNNNNNNNNNNNNNNNNNNNNNNNNNNNNNNNNNNNNNNNNNNNNNNNNNNNNNNNNNNNNNNNNNNNNNNNNNNNNNNNNNNNNNNNNNNNNcagcctggtctaaagagctagtccaggacaggctccaaagccacagagaaaccctgtctcgaaaaaacaaaaaaaaaataaaaataaaagagagagagagagagagaagcatcatGGATTTATGTGGCCTCAGAGAACCAAAAGAATAATGGATGGACATTTAGGAAAACTCGTTTTAGCTCTGAACAAACGAATCTGTGTTTTAACTTTTAGTGAAGTCTGATATGAGAATGGATTACTTGTAGGTAATGAGCCCTGTCACCTCAGGTCTTTAAACAGTTTGTCACATGCCAGGGTTCCTGATGGGAAGGAAGCCCAAGGCTAGAATGCTAAGGTCCCTCTGAGTCCCTCTGCTTGGCTGCCTCTACCTTTgacagggaaaagggagaagtgggGTGCTCTGGAGAGGGGCCTGGCACTCAAGGACCTGGGATCTAGGGAGGAAGACACCAAAAGGCAGCAGAGTGCAGGGATGGGAGGTAAGCAACATGGTACCACCAGTTCCTCCCAAATTCCATTTACACCTTTGTCCTACCATTACAAAGAAAGTTATTCTTGAAGGGCACAGCTCcaaagcctggagacctgagtgcCCATACTGACTGGGACCAGCTTACCAAAGGACCTCTGAGGCCCTTTCTTCTCATCTGGAAATAAAAGGTAGGATTTGAAATCTCCGAGTATCCCTTGAGTTCTGGCAGGCTGTGGACTGCCCTATTCTGAACCAGGTCAGTGTGGTAGCAGGCTGAGAGGAGCGCCTACAACAACTGTAGGCTTTCTGAGCTGGGCCCTTTCCAACTCAGCTGAGGTCTTtgttactgtgttttgttttgggtttcttttgttttgctttttttttaattgtggtttgggattttttgttttgtttatttggtttgggttgttttgtttcatttgtccaTCCTTCCCaagacagttttctctgtgtagctctgcgcctcctagaactcactctgtagaataggctgaactcagaaatccacctgcctctgcctcctgagcctgCCAagcctgccaccaccaccacctggcttgttaaTGTTCTTTATGGTGCTAAAAATGGAATGAATCCAAAGCCTCAAGCTGCTAGGCTAGTGCTCTGCATCCACAACCCTCAGCGTGTCACAGCCTCGTCCTGGGTCATTCACCACCACGGATAGACAGGGTATTTGAATGTGCTGTTTAGTAGGTAGCCTCTCTACAACCAGAGCTGGACACCACCGATTTGCTGAGATTGGAGTCTACTCCCTGTTGTTCCAGGGACTAGGGAGACTCTAGCTCAGAATTCACTCTGCAGCTGGCCACATGAGGAGAAAGCATTCACAAGTCACTGGCAGACTGACATGAACCTACCCCTAGTCTGCCACCAAGCACAACTTAGGTGATCCTACACGTGGGGCACCCcttgaaaaaaagaatcttgtTCTTGGGATGGGGATGTAACTCCCTTGGTGGAGTGCCTCCCTAGCatccacaaagccctggatttgacccCAGAACAAcataaactggatgtggtggctcatgcctgttattccaggacttgggaggtaaaggcagaaggatcagaagttcaaagttgcTTCTGGAATGCATGGGattgtgttttaagaaaaaaaaaaggttatttttttaatcccATTACTTTGCAACACTAAAGGCATCTAGGCAACAGAACTGAGGGTCGTAGTTTTTAGACGAAGAATGGCTGATCAGGGAAGAGTCCTGCCCAAGCTTGGTGGGAAGAGAACCCAGCTGCACACGTCACCCTGGGCCACTTCTGAGCTTGCCTCAGCTCCTCTAGTACTCTACCCTAGACAGCCTTCAGGGAAAGGGAAATGTCAACAGAGTCAGACTGTGATCCCCAGGTGGGACTGCGCTGAGGCCTCAGGCTAGGAGGGGCCTGAAAACTGATCTCCAGGAAGGCGGGGCTCTAAAACACTGCAAATAAAAGCCTGGGGAACCAGTACCAGTTTGGAGACCAGCAGGAGGCACTGGGAGTCTGCTGTTTCTGCTGAAGCTGGTGAGCTGCTAAAGCCGGGGAGAGCTGGAGGGTTGGGGGTCACATGGAGCAGGGAAGAGATTTGTACCCAGATGGTATGGGACAGTCCAGGGAAAATCTGCACACAATAGAAAGTCCCATCCCGAAATGGCCACTCATACCCTTTCGGAGTGGCCCAGGCAGAGTGGCAAACACGCCATATATTCCCGCCAAAACCAGGCAGAACAGACAGCACCACCCAGGCACACTTCACCAGTCAGAAGACCCAGCAGCCAGGCCTGTTGGCAGAGGCGCATCTTCAGAgacctcccccacccacccattccTCAGATGCCCATGGCACCGCGTGTTCTGCTCTTCTGCCTGCTGGTCCTGGCAGTCACTGAAGGCCATTGTCGGGAGGCAGCCATCCCAGGCTGCCACTTGCGCTGTGAGTAACTCTGCTAGGGAGAGTGGATTGGGGCAAGAGCAGAGGTGTCCCAAGAGCTGCAGACAGACCCCAGCCAGCAGTCTTCACAgcctttttcctctccttccagcctTCAATGTAACAGTGCGAAGTGACCGCCATGGCACCTGCCAGGGCTCCCATGTAGCACAGGCCTGTGTAGGACACTGTGAGTCCAGCGCCTTCCCTTCCCGCTACTCCGTGCTGGTGGCCAGTGGCTACCGACACAACGTCACCTCTATTTCCCAGTGCTGCACCATTAGCAGGCTAAAAAAGGTGAGGGACCTGAGCCTGACCGGGTCATGAGGGTGGGGACCCGGGGTGGGAAGGAATGGGAACAAATTTGGGTTCCTCCAACAGGTGAAGGTGTGGCTGGACTGTGTGGGGAACCAGCAGGGGGAGCTTGAGATCTTCACTGCCAGGGCCTGCCAGTGTGATATGTGCCGCCTCTCCCGCTACTAGTGCCTGAATGGCTCAGGCTCCAGTCCTGACACCGTATGCTATGGATCTCTCCAATGAAGGGGCAACTTCAGCTCTGCCCCTCCTTAGAGTCAGTGACTATGACCTCCTTTTACCTGGTCTATAAGCAGTCTCATTGCTACGCTGTCCTTCACCCCTGCCCTCAATAAAGCAAGCAATGCTTGAGTTTCGCTCTTTATTAAGTCTGCCCCCTAGCCAGGTGAAGGGAGCAGACCATGATTACTGTAACCCCCCCTCACCCCAGGACAATGTGAATCTCTTCTTGCCTGTGCCCTCACCCCTCCCCCTGcccaataaataaaaaggggacaAGAAAGTACAGggcaagggagaggagaggagaatgtCCCTGGACAGTGTCTTGTTGAGGGTGAGCTGGGCAGAATAAATAGACCGTGCCCCCATGGTGGGAATGAGGAAGGCCCTGGCCAGGTGCTGAGTGCCCATGTCCCAGGCCAGGAGCAGAGATGGGAGCCCAGCTGTATAGGGCAGAGGAGGATCCCTGATGGCAGCTTCCCAGTTGCACACTTGCCCTGGTCTAGTCTTGCCAGAATCTTGCCACAAAGGCCTGAGAGTTCTGCTGCCAAGACTACCAACTTGCATTCTTGTCTCCCTCCATGAAAGCTGTTCCCATGGGGCTGGCAGGGAGTCCTAGAACCACTCTGGCAAGGCCACGGGGAGGCGTGGACTTCACTGGGCCCCTGGGCAGAAGGGATGGAAGGGCTGATAGCTCTGGGTTTAGCTTCTCCTCTTCTAGATGTGTCTAGCTCTGACCCCCACTGGCAGCCACCGGGGGTGTGGGCCGAGGAAGGGGGGCTTCTCTCGCCCCTTGGGTCCCCTGTAGCCGGCGTAGCTGCAGCTCCTCCAAACCTCGCCATAGCTCCTGTCGTTCCTGGGCCTTCTGCTGCTCCCTggggagagagggtgaggcaACTCTTCCTCTCCTGGACTGCCAACAGTCTAACCTCCCTCATGGCCACCCCACTGTAAAGTGACTAGGACTCCATGGGGCACCTCGGcttagaggggaggggaggagagaaaggaggaaaaattaggctgtgagctgccctgagGCATTGGTACAGGGAGTCAGAGCAGTCAGTGGGAAAGCCCCTCTGGAAACAGGGTGAAGCTGACCACACTGGGATGGTCTGATGTCCCTCCCTGGTGGCCAGCCTCTGACCCTGTACTCACTGCTGTTTCTCCAGCTTGTAGGAGGCCGTAAGCTCATCGAACAGCTTCCCATTCATCTCCATGAAAGTCTTGAGTACATTGTAGATCAGCGAAACGATGGTTCTGATTGCCAAGGAGAGGTATTATGGAGGTGAATGAAATACCATGCTGCTCGTCCCTGGTCCCTGAACAGGGCATTTCCATGCCCTTTTACTGCCCTTTGGTATCCTGACATTTGCTCTCTGTCCAGTTAGGGATGGCCCTGGGGGCTGGACTAGCTGTGGTGCCTGACTTCAAGGGCACAGGCTTGGGCACTCACGGGTTCCAGTGCTCTTTGGACACTTGGTAGAGGGTCCCAAATACCGCAGGCAGCACAGTGTGGCAGTTGTCCTCAATGAGGCTCAGGATGTACTCATTATTCCAGAAATACAGAGCCCGCTCTGCAACCTGGACAAGTGAAGCAGGAGAGAGGGCCTAGTAATGGTCTATCTTTCAGCCTTCCCCCCAAACCCGgatcctccgacctccacacccCATCCCACGGGCTTATCTAACCCACTGGAGGAAACAAATGGAGGAGAGAAAGCACGGCTGCAGTCAACACCACAGTTCCGACCCTCCAGAGCCCACTGCACGTGTGCAGCCTTGGTGAGCCATGCAGCTCCTCAGCCTCAGCTGTCTGCTGTGTGAGTGGGGCTAAGAATACCCATCGCCACAGCTGTTGTCAGGAGGAAACGAGTTCCTGTACTTCAAGGTGTTTTCAAAGTGAAACACCAGAGCCATCGTGAGAAGAATCAGCTCCCACCAGGTCATGGCTCCTAACAGTGAGTCTAGTCTAGCGTGGGGACTGAGCCTTCTGGCCAGAAAGTGGGGCCAGTGACTTCTAAGGTtatcaagaaaagaaaggggcCAACAGTCCTGCAGCCcactttgcctcagtttccctgctgtGTTTACCACTATGAGTTCCGGTCACTACACTATGAATGACTATTGTTGCCCCATTTTTGATCAAGGAAACCCACTTAAGGCTCAGAAGTGATTCCCCAAGGCCTCTCAACTAGTGGAATACAGATCTGAGGTTTGGCCCTAGGTCTCGTGATCCTAAGGCCAGCATCTGCCTATTATCAGGTCGCTAAGGCTGGAAGAGAAGCTGAGGGGAGAGAAGACTATGTTAAACTAACTTTGAAACTTTGCCAGGCTGTGCCCCTGCCCTGACCCACTTGCCTTTGTCACATACCtggaaatgggggctggagacacagcGAGCCACCTGCTTGAAGAGGGGCTCCTGGATCTTCACAAACTGGGAGGGCTCGATGACATCAAGAATTTCTTCCATCTCCCCCAGGAACATCACCTGGGGAGAGGGCAGGGCAGCAGCTCACATTCCCCTAAAGCATGTACCTGCTTGCCTTCTGGAAGCCGAGCCCTCCCACCCACTCTCAGGGTTGGGAGAGCCCTTCATACCTCCTTCTGGGTGCAGGTTTTAGGCCAGTATTTGAGGAGCCCCCGGATAACCTGTAGGGTGGAGGAGGAGTCAGACCCGAAG encodes:
- the Gpha2 gene encoding glycoprotein hormone alpha-2, which produces MPMAPRVLLFCLLVLAVTEGHCREAAIPGCHLRSFNVTVRSDRHGTCQGSHVAQACVGHCESSAFPSRYSVLVASGYRHNVTSISQCCTISRLKKVKVWLDCVGNQQGELEIFTARACQCDMCRLSRY